In the genome of Tropicibacter oceani, one region contains:
- a CDS encoding DUF2062 domain-containing protein yields MVFKRRDRRPVLKAVREFLWPRGGWKRAAQYVQHRLHRLPDPPHRIARGIFAGVFTTFTPFYGLHFVIAALIAWVMRGNILAALLSTFFGNPLTYVPIGVAAMTTGHWLLGIQGRPPRLEGHHTGLAEKFVKAGLDLWNNLLATFTGAEVDWTDLSIFYDQVFFPYMIGGILPGILCGTIAYYISLPLITAYKNRRKGVIKAKLSALKKKKEAEGKSRAKGKAD; encoded by the coding sequence TTGGTCTTCAAGCGACGCGATAGACGCCCGGTTCTGAAAGCCGTGCGGGAATTTCTCTGGCCGCGTGGCGGCTGGAAGCGCGCGGCGCAATATGTCCAGCATCGGTTGCACCGCCTGCCCGACCCGCCGCACCGCATTGCCCGCGGCATCTTTGCCGGGGTCTTCACCACCTTTACCCCGTTCTACGGCCTGCATTTCGTCATTGCGGCGCTGATCGCCTGGGTGATGCGTGGCAATATCCTGGCCGCCCTGCTGTCGACCTTTTTCGGCAACCCGCTGACCTATGTGCCCATCGGCGTCGCGGCCATGACCACCGGGCATTGGCTGCTGGGCATTCAGGGCCGCCCGCCGCGTCTGGAAGGGCACCACACCGGGCTGGCCGAGAAATTCGTCAAGGCCGGGCTGGACCTGTGGAACAACCTGCTGGCCACCTTCACCGGCGCCGAGGTCGACTGGACCGACCTGTCGATCTTTTACGACCAGGTCTTCTTTCCCTACATGATCGGCGGCATTCTTCCCGGCATCCTGTGCGGCACCATCGCCTATTACATCTCGCTTCCGCTGATCACCGCCTACAAGAACCGCCGCAAGGGTGTGATCAAGGCCAAGCTGTCCGCGCTGAAGAAAAAGAAAGAGGCCGAAGGCAAAAGCCGCGCCAAGGGCAAAGCCGACTGA
- a CDS encoding RelA/SpoT family protein, with translation MIAAEDLVALVRNYNPKTNEKLILAAYDYGREMHEGQTRKSGEPYFTHPVAVAAILTEQQLDDATIITALLHDTIEDTRASYSEVAEKFGTEVAELVDGVTKLTNLQLSSSESKQAENFRKLFMAMSKDLRVILVKLADRLHNMRTIKAMRAEKQVQKARETMDIYAPLAGRMGMQWMREELEDLAFRVLNPEGRASIIRRFVTLQKETGDVIHRITSDMRAELERAGVEAEVFGRAKKPYSIWRKMQEKKIGFSRLSDIYGFRVITRTESDAYTALGAIHQRWRAVPGRFKDYISQPKTNGYRSIHTTVSGRDGKRVEVQIRTRQMHEVAETGVAAHWSYRDGVRAQNPFAVDPAKWIAGLSEQFDAEEDHDAFLEAVKLEMYSDQVFCFTPKGDVVKLPKGATPLDFAYAIHTRIGSGCVGAKVDGIRVPLWTRLKNGQSVDIITAEGQAPQATWLEIAQTGKAKTAIRRALREANKERFAKLGHELVRAAFENAGKRVTEKALETAARTLRLEDAETLLARIGSAELTAREVVESVYPNLAIKDDTVIEARRAVIGLEHGQGFARADCCQPLPGERIVGLTHRGKGVSVHAIDCATLADFEDQPARWMDLHWADGVHPPVYTVSLELTITNDAGVLGRICTLIGEQRANISDLKFIDRKPDFYRLMIDVDLRDAEHLHSVMTALEAESNVASVERRRDPGLAAAPAAAE, from the coding sequence ATGATCGCTGCCGAAGATCTTGTTGCCCTCGTCCGCAACTACAACCCGAAGACCAACGAAAAGCTGATCCTCGCGGCCTATGACTATGGCCGCGAGATGCACGAAGGCCAGACCCGCAAGTCGGGCGAGCCTTACTTTACCCATCCCGTCGCCGTTGCCGCCATCCTGACCGAGCAACAGCTGGATGACGCCACCATCATCACCGCCCTGCTGCACGACACGATCGAGGACACGCGCGCGTCCTATTCCGAGGTTGCGGAAAAGTTCGGGACCGAGGTCGCCGAACTGGTCGATGGCGTGACCAAGCTGACCAACCTGCAACTGTCGTCCAGCGAATCCAAACAGGCCGAGAATTTCCGCAAGCTGTTCATGGCCATGTCCAAGGACCTGCGGGTGATCCTGGTCAAACTGGCCGACCGCCTGCACAACATGCGCACCATCAAGGCGATGCGCGCCGAAAAGCAGGTGCAAAAGGCGCGCGAGACGATGGATATCTATGCCCCGCTGGCCGGGCGCATGGGGATGCAGTGGATGCGCGAAGAGCTGGAAGACCTGGCCTTTCGCGTGCTCAACCCCGAAGGCCGCGCCAGCATCATCCGCCGTTTCGTGACGCTGCAAAAGGAAACCGGTGACGTCATTCACCGGATCACCTCTGACATGCGCGCCGAACTGGAACGCGCCGGGGTCGAGGCCGAGGTCTTTGGCCGCGCCAAGAAACCCTATTCGATCTGGCGCAAGATGCAGGAAAAGAAGATCGGCTTTTCCCGCCTGTCCGACATCTACGGCTTTCGCGTGATCACCCGCACCGAAAGCGATGCCTATACCGCGCTTGGGGCCATCCATCAGCGTTGGCGCGCAGTGCCGGGACGGTTCAAGGATTACATCAGCCAGCCCAAGACCAACGGCTATCGGTCGATCCACACCACCGTTTCGGGCCGCGACGGCAAGCGGGTCGAGGTGCAGATCAGGACCCGCCAGATGCACGAGGTCGCCGAAACCGGCGTTGCCGCGCATTGGTCGTACCGCGACGGCGTGCGCGCCCAGAACCCCTTTGCCGTCGATCCGGCCAAGTGGATCGCCGGCCTGTCCGAACAGTTCGACGCCGAGGAAGACCACGATGCCTTTCTCGAGGCGGTCAAGCTCGAGATGTATTCTGACCAGGTCTTCTGCTTTACCCCCAAGGGCGACGTGGTCAAACTGCCCAAGGGCGCGACGCCGCTGGATTTCGCCTATGCCATCCACACGCGGATCGGGTCGGGCTGCGTCGGCGCCAAGGTCGACGGCATCCGCGTGCCGCTGTGGACCCGGCTCAAGAACGGCCAATCGGTCGACATCATCACCGCCGAAGGCCAGGCGCCGCAGGCGACCTGGCTGGAGATCGCCCAGACCGGCAAGGCCAAGACCGCGATTCGCCGCGCCCTGCGCGAGGCGAACAAGGAACGCTTTGCCAAGCTGGGGCACGAACTGGTGCGCGCCGCCTTTGAGAACGCCGGCAAACGGGTCACCGAAAAGGCGCTGGAAACCGCCGCCCGGACGCTGCGGCTCGAGGATGCGGAAACCCTGCTGGCCCGCATCGGCAGCGCCGAGCTGACCGCCCGCGAGGTTGTCGAATCGGTCTATCCCAACCTGGCGATCAAGGATGATACCGTGATCGAGGCCCGGCGCGCCGTCATCGGGCTGGAACACGGGCAGGGCTTTGCCCGCGCCGACTGTTGCCAGCCGCTGCCGGGGGAACGGATTGTCGGGCTGACGCATCGCGGCAAAGGCGTGTCCGTTCACGCCATCGACTGCGCCACCCTGGCCGATTTCGAAGATCAGCCCGCCCGCTGGATGGACCTGCATTGGGCCGATGGTGTCCACCCGCCGGTCTACACGGTGTCACTTGAACTCACCATTACCAACGACGCGGGTGTGCTGGGACGGATTTGCACATTGATCGGAGAGCAAAGGGCCAATATCTCTGACCTGAAATTCATTGACCGGAAACCGGATTTTTATCGCCTGATGATAGATGTCGACCTGCGTGACGCAGAGCATCTGCATTCGGTGATGACCGCGCTCGAGGCCGAAAGCAACGTTGCTTCGGTCGAACGGCGGCGCGATCCGGGTCTTGCGGCGGCTCCGGCAGCGGCGGAGTGA
- the rpoZ gene encoding DNA-directed RNA polymerase subunit omega, which yields MARVTVEDCVDKVPNRFDLVMLAAHRAREISAGAAITVDRDNDKNPVVALREIAEETQSAEELRERLIESNQTQIEVDEPEDDAMALLMGAEQDKPQEDDMSEEKLLRALMEAQGQG from the coding sequence ATGGCCCGCGTTACAGTAGAAGATTGCGTCGACAAGGTTCCCAACCGGTTTGATCTGGTGATGCTTGCCGCCCATCGCGCCCGCGAAATCTCGGCTGGTGCCGCGATCACCGTGGACCGTGACAACGACAAGAACCCCGTCGTCGCCCTGCGCGAAATCGCCGAGGAAACCCAGTCCGCCGAGGAACTGCGCGAACGCCTGATCGAGTCGAACCAGACCCAGATCGAGGTGGACGAGCCCGAAGACGACGCCATGGCATTGCTCATGGGTGCCGAGCAGGACAAGCCTCAGGAGGACGACATGTCCGAAGAGAAGCTGCTGCGCGCGCTCATGGAGGCGCAGGGCCAGGGCTAA
- the folK gene encoding 2-amino-4-hydroxy-6-hydroxymethyldihydropteridine diphosphokinase, with amino-acid sequence MTPSLEQEIVIALGSNLGSTAGSPTATIAAALLALNSAGARLRRVSRFYATPCFPEGAGPDYVNACAVLTGLGSPAQALDLLHQIESDFDRQRIARWGSRTLDLDLLAIGDIVLPDRQGFAHWHDLPAADQRRVAPDQLILPHPRLHERAFVLVPMCDVAPDWRHPVLGLTTAQMTARLPGALTSGVVPL; translated from the coding sequence ATGACCCCATCTTTAGAACAAGAAATCGTCATTGCGCTGGGCTCCAACCTGGGGTCGACAGCAGGTTCCCCGACGGCAACGATCGCGGCCGCCCTGCTCGCGCTGAACAGCGCCGGGGCACGCTTGCGCCGCGTCAGCCGGTTTTATGCAACCCCCTGCTTTCCCGAAGGCGCCGGGCCGGATTACGTCAATGCCTGCGCTGTTCTGACGGGCCTTGGCAGCCCTGCACAGGCCCTGGACCTGCTGCACCAGATCGAATCGGATTTCGACCGCCAGCGCATCGCGCGCTGGGGCAGCCGGACGCTGGACCTGGACCTGCTGGCCATCGGCGATATCGTGCTGCCGGATCGGCAAGGCTTTGCGCATTGGCACGACCTGCCCGCCGCCGACCAGCGCCGCGTCGCGCCCGATCAGCTGATCCTGCCGCATCCCCGCCTGCACGAACGCGCCTTTGTGCTGGTGCCGATGTGCGATGTCGCGCCGGACTGGCGCCATCCCGTGCTGGGGCTGACCACGGCGCAGATGACCGCGCGACTGCCCGGTGCCCTGACCAGCGGCGTTGTGCCCCTATGA
- a CDS encoding LabA-like NYN domain-containing protein, producing the protein MFYKDERLALFIDGSNLYAAAKALGFDIDYKLLRQEFARRGKMVRAFYYTALLENDEYSPIRPLVDWLHYNGFTMVTKPAKEYTDSQGRRKVKGNMDIELTVDAMELAPRVDHIVLFSGDGDFRPLVESLQRQGVRVSVVSTIRSQPPMIADELRRQADNFIELDELRDVIGRPPRETPVERPFEVASGK; encoded by the coding sequence ATGTTTTACAAAGACGAACGGCTTGCGCTGTTCATCGACGGCTCGAATCTGTACGCAGCCGCCAAAGCACTCGGGTTCGACATAGACTACAAACTGCTTCGGCAGGAGTTCGCGCGACGCGGCAAGATGGTAAGGGCCTTCTACTACACGGCTTTGCTGGAAAATGACGAGTATTCGCCGATCCGGCCGCTGGTGGATTGGCTGCATTACAACGGCTTCACCATGGTGACGAAACCGGCCAAGGAATACACCGACAGCCAGGGTCGTCGCAAGGTCAAGGGCAACATGGACATCGAACTTACGGTCGATGCGATGGAGCTTGCGCCGCGTGTGGACCACATCGTGCTGTTCTCGGGCGATGGCGATTTTCGGCCGTTGGTTGAATCGCTTCAGCGTCAGGGTGTTCGCGTTTCGGTTGTATCAACCATCCGCAGCCAGCCGCCGATGATCGCCGACGAACTTCGCCGCCAGGCCGACAACTTCATCGAGTTGGACGAGCTGCGCGACGTCATCGGCCGCCCGCCGCGGGAAACCCCGGTGGAGCGCCCCTTTGAGGTCGCCTCCGGCAAATAA
- a CDS encoding YqaA family protein yields the protein MTLDILEGAAALGGLFLAAFGAATLLPFQSEFVFVALQLSGKVPLGAILVAASIGNTLGSVVNYVLGRGIERFRHRRWFPVTQAQLARAQRWYARWGVWTLLLSWAPLGDAVTVIAGIMRTRWWVFLGLVALAKTGRYAVLAWITAAAQGAV from the coding sequence ATGACCCTGGATATTCTGGAGGGGGCCGCCGCACTTGGCGGCCTTTTTCTTGCCGCCTTCGGGGCTGCGACGCTGTTGCCGTTCCAGTCCGAATTCGTCTTTGTCGCCTTGCAGCTTTCGGGCAAAGTGCCGCTGGGCGCGATCCTGGTCGCGGCCAGCATCGGCAACACCCTGGGATCGGTGGTTAACTACGTTCTGGGGCGCGGCATCGAACGGTTCCGCCACCGCCGCTGGTTCCCGGTGACCCAGGCGCAACTGGCCCGGGCGCAGCGCTGGTACGCGCGCTGGGGAGTCTGGACGCTGCTGCTCAGCTGGGCGCCGCTTGGCGATGCGGTGACGGTGATCGCGGGGATCATGCGCACCAGGTGGTGGGTTTTCCTTGGCCTCGTGGCCCTGGCCAAGACCGGGCGCTATGCCGTTTTGGCCTGGATCACCGCCGCCGCGCAGGGCGCCGTGTGA
- a CDS encoding c-type cytochrome — protein MRHRTWTGLFAACTAPIWAQAETAGLLPYDDAARVAAGQQVYADFCASCHGAELEGQPDWRVADADGYLPAPPHDETGHTWHHPDTLLVQIVTHGTEALAGGTYKSNMMGFAETLSEDEILNVLAYIKSTWPQEVIDMHNGMNARAMGGN, from the coding sequence ATGCGACACAGGACATGGACAGGACTATTCGCGGCATGCACCGCGCCGATCTGGGCCCAGGCGGAGACGGCGGGTCTGTTGCCCTATGACGATGCGGCCCGGGTCGCCGCCGGCCAGCAGGTCTATGCCGATTTCTGCGCCAGTTGCCATGGCGCAGAGCTGGAAGGGCAGCCCGATTGGCGCGTCGCCGATGCCGACGGCTATCTGCCCGCCCCGCCGCACGATGAAACCGGCCACACCTGGCACCACCCCGACACCTTGCTGGTGCAAATCGTCACCCACGGCACCGAGGCGCTGGCCGGCGGGACCTACAAATCAAACATGATGGGCTTTGCCGAAACCCTGAGCGAAGACGAGATCCTGAACGTGCTGGCCTATATCAAAAGCACCTGGCCCCAAGAGGTGATCGACATGCACAACGGGATGAACGCGCGGGCCATGGGCGGCAACTAG
- the ispH gene encoding 4-hydroxy-3-methylbut-2-enyl diphosphate reductase, translated as MTQQPLTLYLAAPRGFCAGVDRAIKIVEMALQKWGAPVYVRHEIVHNKYVVDDLRAKGAVFVEELDDCPDDRPVIFSAHGVPKSVPAAAARREMIYVDATCPLVSKVHIEAARHSENGLQMIMIGHAGHPETIGTMGQLPEGEVLLVETPDDVAHVQVRDPERLAFVTQTTLSVDDTADIVAALKARFPAIVGPHKEDICYATTNRQEAVKAIAPDCDALLVVGAPNSSNSRRLVEVASKAGCSYAQLVQRATDIDWRALDGIKSIGITAGASAPEVLIDEVIEAFRARYDVTVELVETAQENVEFKVPRVLRQPG; from the coding sequence ATGACCCAACAGCCCCTGACCCTGTACCTTGCCGCCCCGCGCGGCTTTTGCGCCGGTGTCGACCGCGCCATCAAGATCGTCGAGATGGCTCTGCAGAAATGGGGCGCGCCTGTCTATGTGCGCCACGAGATCGTGCACAACAAATACGTGGTGGATGATCTGCGCGCCAAGGGCGCCGTCTTTGTCGAGGAACTGGACGATTGCCCCGATGACCGCCCGGTGATCTTTTCTGCCCATGGCGTGCCGAAATCGGTGCCCGCGGCGGCGGCGCGGCGTGAAATGATCTATGTCGATGCCACCTGTCCGCTGGTGTCCAAGGTCCATATCGAGGCGGCGCGCCATTCCGAAAACGGGCTTCAGATGATCATGATCGGCCATGCGGGCCACCCCGAAACCATCGGCACCATGGGCCAGCTGCCCGAGGGCGAGGTCCTGCTTGTCGAAACCCCCGATGACGTGGCCCATGTGCAGGTGCGTGACCCCGAAAGGCTGGCTTTCGTCACGCAGACCACCCTGTCGGTGGATGACACGGCCGATATCGTCGCGGCGCTAAAGGCGCGCTTTCCGGCCATCGTCGGCCCGCACAAGGAAGACATCTGCTACGCCACCACCAACCGGCAAGAGGCGGTCAAGGCCATCGCGCCGGATTGCGACGCGCTGCTGGTGGTGGGGGCGCCCAATTCGTCCAATTCGCGCCGTCTGGTCGAAGTCGCCAGCAAGGCGGGCTGTTCCTATGCGCAACTGGTGCAGCGCGCGACGGACATCGACTGGCGCGCCCTCGACGGCATCAAGTCCATCGGCATCACCGCCGGCGCCAGCGCCCCCGAGGTGCTGATCGACGAGGTCATCGAGGCCTTTCGCGCCCGCTACGACGTGACAGTCGAACTGGTTGAAACGGCGCAGGAAAACGTCGAATTCAAGGTGCCGCGGGTCCTGCGTCAACCGGGATGA
- a CDS encoding LysE family translocator yields the protein MISLQFLLTAFVVVIAPGTGVLYTLAIGLGQGRRAAIAAALGCTIGIVPHLLAATLGLAALLHTSALLFTLVKLAGVAYLLWLAWQSLKEGGALSVSAEARPDPAFRIARRGALINILNPKLSIFFLALLPPFLSGTPQTATAEMALLGAIFMALTFAVFVINGLFAAQARDWLLGSARVMRWLNRSFAAIFAGLAGRLALERI from the coding sequence ATGATCTCTCTCCAATTCCTTCTGACCGCGTTTGTCGTGGTCATCGCCCCCGGCACCGGTGTTCTCTACACGCTGGCCATTGGTCTGGGGCAGGGTCGCCGCGCCGCCATCGCTGCCGCGCTGGGCTGCACCATCGGCATCGTGCCGCACCTTTTGGCGGCCACCCTTGGCCTTGCCGCGCTGCTGCACACCTCGGCGCTGCTCTTCACGCTGGTCAAGCTGGCGGGCGTCGCCTACCTGCTCTGGCTCGCCTGGCAGTCACTGAAGGAAGGCGGCGCGCTTTCGGTCTCGGCCGAGGCCCGGCCCGACCCCGCCTTTCGCATCGCAAGGCGCGGCGCGCTGATCAACATCCTGAACCCCAAGCTGTCGATCTTCTTCCTCGCACTCCTGCCGCCCTTCCTTTCGGGCACCCCGCAAACCGCCACCGCCGAAATGGCCCTGCTGGGGGCGATCTTCATGGCGCTGACCTTTGCGGTCTTTGTGATCAACGGCCTTTTTGCCGCGCAGGCCCGCGACTGGCTGCTGGGCAGCGCCCGCGTGATGCGCTGGCTGAACCGGTCCTTTGCGGCGATCTTCGCAGGGCTCGCTGGCCGCCTTGCCCTTGAAAGGATCTGA
- a CDS encoding DUF3429 domain-containing protein, giving the protein MTQIPRSALILGLAGVIPFVWGALTVLSPPLADWGQRSLGARFVGPYIQLFYGAVILSFMSGVLWGFATKETGARAATGYALSTLPALWAFFFTGGGPTSAGTSLIMGFLGLLLLDWQFWRWGLAPAWWMQLRVLLTALLVACLAVGVLT; this is encoded by the coding sequence ATGACCCAAATTCCCAGATCCGCCCTGATCCTCGGCCTTGCAGGCGTCATCCCCTTCGTCTGGGGCGCGCTGACCGTCCTGTCGCCACCGCTGGCCGACTGGGGCCAGCGCAGCCTTGGCGCACGCTTTGTCGGGCCTTACATCCAGTTGTTCTATGGCGCGGTGATCCTCAGCTTCATGTCCGGGGTGCTTTGGGGCTTTGCCACCAAGGAAACCGGGGCACGCGCCGCCACCGGCTATGCCCTGTCGACCCTCCCGGCGCTCTGGGCGTTCTTCTTCACCGGCGGCGGCCCGACCTCGGCCGGCACCTCCCTGATCATGGGCTTTCTCGGACTGCTCCTGCTGGACTGGCAGTTCTGGCGCTGGGGCCTTGCGCCCGCGTGGTGGATGCAGCTGCGCGTGCTGCTGACGGCGCTGTTGGTGGCCTGCCTTGCGGTCGGGGTCCTGACATGA
- a CDS encoding class I SAM-dependent methyltransferase, giving the protein MTDPVTIEVYNRRAEEYAQVTASDGPDATLAAFIEGLPKGARVLDLGCGPGAAAAHMARAGLSVEAWDASASMVALAAAQPGVDARQASFDDLAKAEADSFDAIWANFSLLHAPRAAMPRHLAQIARILRPGGRFHIAVKEGQGSKRDRLGRLYAFYTQEDLTGLLKDAGLSPGPFQTGRDRGLDGALSPWISVTAYG; this is encoded by the coding sequence ATGACCGACCCCGTCACGATCGAGGTCTACAATCGCCGCGCCGAGGAATACGCGCAGGTGACCGCCTCGGACGGCCCCGATGCCACCCTCGCCGCCTTTATCGAAGGGCTGCCCAAGGGCGCGCGGGTGCTGGATCTTGGCTGCGGTCCCGGCGCGGCGGCGGCCCATATGGCCAGGGCGGGCTTGTCGGTCGAGGCATGGGATGCTTCCGCCAGCATGGTGGCCCTCGCCGCCGCCCAGCCCGGCGTTGACGCCCGTCAAGCCAGCTTTGACGATCTGGCCAAGGCGGAAGCCGACAGTTTCGATGCCATCTGGGCCAATTTCTCGCTTTTGCATGCGCCGCGCGCCGCCATGCCCCGCCACCTTGCCCAGATCGCCCGCATCCTGCGCCCCGGTGGCCGGTTCCACATCGCGGTCAAGGAAGGGCAGGGCAGCAAACGCGACCGGCTGGGCCGGCTTTACGCCTTTTACACCCAAGAGGATCTGACCGGGCTCTTGAAGGATGCGGGCCTTTCGCCCGGGCCTTTTCAAACCGGCAGGGATAGGGGCCTTGACGGCGCCCTCTCGCCTTGGATATCCGTCACCGCCTATGGCTGA
- the rnhA gene encoding ribonuclease HI codes for MADLFAYTDGACSGNPGPGGWGALLRAVEGETVLKERELSGGEAQTTNNRMELLAAIHALESLARPSRITVVTDSAYVKNGVTSWIHGWKRNGWKTSNKKPVKNVELWQRLDEAQARHDVTWEWVKGHAGHPENERADELARTGMAPFK; via the coding sequence ATGGCTGATCTTTTTGCATATACCGACGGGGCCTGCTCCGGAAATCCCGGCCCCGGCGGCTGGGGCGCCCTGCTGCGCGCGGTCGAGGGCGAAACCGTCCTCAAGGAACGCGAACTCAGCGGCGGCGAGGCACAGACCACCAACAACCGGATGGAGCTTCTGGCGGCGATCCACGCGCTTGAATCCCTCGCCCGCCCTTCCCGCATCACCGTGGTCACCGACAGTGCCTATGTGAAAAACGGCGTGACCAGCTGGATTCACGGCTGGAAGCGCAACGGCTGGAAGACCTCGAACAAGAAACCGGTCAAGAATGTCGAGCTGTGGCAGCGGCTGGACGAGGCCCAGGCGCGCCACGACGTGACATGGGAATGGGTCAAGGGCCACGCCGGTCACCCGGAAAACGAGCGCGCCGACGAACTCGCCCGCACCGGCATGGCCCCGTTCAAGTAG
- a CDS encoding trimeric intracellular cation channel family protein, giving the protein MTLLALLDYTAVLVFALTGALVASRAQLDIVGFAFLASLTGLGGGTLRDLLLDRTPIWITDPAYLAITCGAAVLVFFTAHLLESRYQAIVWLDAAALAVAVPAGAGIALSLGQPAPIILVMGITTGCAGGLMRDVVANEVPLVLKQGELYVTCALAGSAALAIAHAAGLTPSIAALTCALATLALRAGSIAFGWRLPVYKPRPPKV; this is encoded by the coding sequence ATGACCCTGCTTGCCCTTCTCGATTACACCGCCGTCCTTGTCTTTGCCCTGACCGGCGCACTTGTCGCCAGCCGCGCACAGCTGGACATCGTCGGCTTTGCCTTCCTCGCCAGCCTCACGGGGCTTGGCGGTGGCACGCTGCGCGATCTGCTGCTGGACCGAACGCCGATCTGGATCACAGACCCGGCCTACCTGGCAATCACTTGCGGCGCCGCCGTGCTGGTCTTCTTCACCGCCCACCTGCTCGAAAGCCGCTACCAGGCGATCGTCTGGCTGGACGCCGCCGCGCTGGCGGTTGCGGTGCCAGCCGGGGCGGGCATCGCGCTCAGCCTTGGCCAACCTGCACCGATCATCCTGGTCATGGGGATCACCACCGGCTGCGCTGGCGGATTGATGCGCGACGTGGTCGCCAACGAAGTCCCCCTCGTCCTGAAACAGGGGGAACTCTATGTCACCTGCGCGCTTGCTGGCTCGGCCGCTCTGGCCATCGCTCACGCAGCGGGACTGACCCCCAGCATTGCCGCGCTGACCTGCGCGCTTGCCACGCTTGCCCTGCGTGCGGGCTCCATCGCTTTTGGATGGCGCCTGCCGGTCTACAAACCCCGGCCGCCCAAGGTCTGA
- a CDS encoding MalY/PatB family protein, producing MIRGHQMSRFDEEIDRFGTHSVKWDMMEAIYGVPASDGLSMWVADMDFRPPECVQKAVQGMADHGIYGYFGDDRAYLESICWWMQTRHGWKVDPKWIFSTHGLVNGTGMCVDAFTNPGDGVVLFTPVYHAFARVIKAAGREVVECPLAVRDGRYEMDFDAYDALMTGNERLLILCSPHNPGGRVWTRAELKGVAAFAKRHDLILVSDEIHHDLVMPGHKHIPMPLIDGDVSERLVMMTATTKTFNIAGSHIGNVIIPDDDLRARFAARMAGLGISPNSFGLIMATAAYSPDGAAWVDDLVQYLDGNRRLFDEAVNAIPGLKSMPMEATYLAWVDFEGTGMTREEFTHRVEKDAHIAANHGPTFGCGGESYLRFNFATPRARVADAAERLQRAFGDLQ from the coding sequence ATGATACGAGGACACCAGATGAGCCGCTTTGACGAAGAAATCGACCGCTTTGGGACCCATTCCGTGAAATGGGACATGATGGAGGCGATCTATGGCGTTCCGGCCTCGGACGGGTTGTCGATGTGGGTGGCGGACATGGATTTCCGCCCCCCGGAGTGCGTGCAAAAGGCCGTGCAGGGCATGGCCGATCACGGCATCTATGGCTATTTCGGCGATGACCGCGCCTATCTGGAGTCGATCTGCTGGTGGATGCAGACCCGCCATGGCTGGAAGGTCGACCCCAAGTGGATCTTTTCGACCCATGGGCTGGTGAACGGCACCGGCATGTGTGTCGATGCCTTTACCAACCCCGGTGACGGCGTCGTCCTGTTCACCCCGGTCTACCACGCCTTTGCCCGCGTCATCAAAGCCGCCGGGCGCGAGGTTGTGGAATGCCCGCTGGCGGTTCGCGATGGCCGCTATGAAATGGATTTCGACGCCTATGACGCGCTGATGACCGGAAACGAGCGGCTTTTGATCCTGTGCTCGCCGCACAACCCCGGTGGCCGGGTCTGGACCCGCGCCGAGCTGAAGGGCGTGGCCGCCTTTGCCAAGCGTCACGACCTGATCCTTGTCTCGGATGAAATCCACCATGATCTGGTCATGCCCGGTCACAAGCACATCCCGATGCCGCTGATCGACGGCGACGTGTCGGAACGGCTGGTGATGATGACGGCGACCACCAAGACCTTCAACATCGCGGGCAGTCATATCGGCAACGTGATCATCCCCGACGACGACCTGCGCGCGCGCTTTGCCGCGCGCATGGCGGGGCTGGGGATTTCGCCCAACTCCTTTGGCCTGATCATGGCCACCGCCGCCTATTCCCCCGATGGCGCCGCCTGGGTCGATGATCTGGTGCAGTATCTGGATGGCAACCGCAGGCTTTTTGACGAGGCTGTCAACGCAATTCCAGGTCTGAAATCCATGCCGATGGAGGCAACCTATCTGGCTTGGGTCGATTTCGAAGGCACCGGCATGACCCGCGAGGAATTCACCCACCGGGTCGAAAAGGACGCGCATATCGCCGCCAACCACGGGCCGACCTTTGGTTGCGGCGGCGAAAGCTATCTGCGTTTCAACTTTGCCACGCCGCGCGCAAGGGTGGCCGACGCCGCCGAGCGGTTGCAGCGCGCCTTTGGCGACCTTCAGTAA